The Tubulanus polymorphus chromosome 6, tnTubPoly1.2, whole genome shotgun sequence genome includes a region encoding these proteins:
- the LOC141907826 gene encoding U-actitoxin-Bgr3b-like: MPFFKSIFGMERPQTCVSKTTIKGERFCVISYQHTSNEGICSSVSSLVTRMFTKTLFIALALFMVIGAVAATEGVRKVKRGTPCWCGKTKGVYYWKGNSSKSNCCWHWGGACCH, from the exons ATGCCATTTTTCAAGTCTATATTCGGCATGGAACGt ccGCAAACATGTGTTTCCAAAACGACCATAAAAGGAGAACGATTTTGTGTAATATCGTATCAACACACGTCAAACGAAGGAATCTGTTCGAGTGTATCCTCACTGGTAACGAG AATGTTTACTAAAACTCTTTTCATCGCGTTGGCCTTGTTTATGGTCATTGGAGCCGTCGCGGCAACTGAAG GTGTGCGAAAGGTGAAGAGAGGAACCCCGTGTTGGTGCGGTAAAACAAAGGGTGTATATTACTGGAAAGGTAACTCTTCTAAGTCCAATTGTTGTTGGCATTGGGGTGGAGCATGTTGCCATTAA
- the LOC141907600 gene encoding U-actitoxin-Bgr3c-like translates to MFTKTLFIALALFMVIGAVAATEGVRKVKRGTACWCGKIKGTYYWLGNPTPSNCCGQWHGACCH, encoded by the exons ATGTTTACTAAAACTCTTTTCATCGCGTTGGCCTTGTTTATGGTCATTGGAGCTGTCGCGGCAACTGAAG GTGTGCGAAAGGTGAAGAGAGGAACCGCGTGTTGGTGCGGTAAAATAAAGGGAACATATTACTGGCTCGGTAACCCTACTCCATCAAATTGTTGTGGGCAGTGGCATGGGGCATGTTGCCATTAA